The nucleotide sequence GCAGGAAGAACAGCGCGCACGCCAGCCACGCCATGGCCGTCGCGCCATTGAGCAGGGGTCTGATCATGGCTCCACCTTCAGGAAGCATCGCTGATGAGTCCGTAGAGCAGGGTGACAGCGCCAGCCAGGCCGGTAATCAGGCGCGGCACGTACAGGTCAATCGAGGTGGGCAGCAGCACCAGGTCCACGAAGAGCAGCACGTTGTTGAGCGTGAGGAACCCGAAGCACAGCCCGCTCCACAGCAGCAGCCGGGACTGGGTGCGCTTCCAGGCGCGCAGGAGCAGCACCGCGCAGGCCGCGCTGGTCAGGGCACAGAGGAGATAGACAGCCTCAGCCATGGCCACCGTCCTTGTCCTTCTTCAGCACGAAGGCCTCGGCGAAGCCCCGGACCCTGTCCAGGGGCCGGGAGAAGATGAAGGAGATGACGCTCACCCGCTTCGCGCCATACACCGCCGCCACTTCCGCCACCGACTGCACGTCCTCCGAGTTGGCGGGACTGAAACGGTAGGACGGCGGCGTCGCCCCATTGCCCACCAGCAGGCCACGGCTGGCGAGGTCCGACAGCCGCGCGGCCGCCGACGATTCTGTGATTCGCAGCTCCAGGCTCACTTCCGACGCCGTCCACTCCCGCTCCGCACGGGCTCGAAGCAGGAGGAGCACCTCCAGCTTCTCGAGGGAGTCGATATGCGTCGTGATGAAGCGCTGGACCCGCGGGGGTAGTCCGGCATCGCTCACCCGTCCACCATGCCCATGTTATTTTGGGCGTCAATCATTTCCCGCCCGGGGGTGTTCAGCGGTGGGAGTGGTGCTGGACGCCCGGCTGGTGTCCTCCGGACTGGAGTCAGGGGCCGGCAGTTTCCTCAAGCCCTCCACGAGCCGGGCCGGCTCCAGGGAGGGGCCCCTCGTCCGCTGGGCCGACACGTCCAGCAGCGCCAGCAGCACCGTCTCCGGGCGGCCGTGCATCTGCGGAAGCAACGCGCTGAAGGCCAGCGCGGCGCCCGGCTGCCCTCCCAGCTCCCACTCCACCGACAGGCCCTGGAGGGTTTCTCCCCGCGCCGCCCGCATCAACGGCATGGCGGCCTCGGGCAGCGGCTGCCCGTCCGCCCCCCGGAAGACGGCCTCGGCGTGGAGGCGGCGCGCCTCGCGGTACGCCAGACACCCGCCGGCCAGTCCCTGCGCGGCCCGGTTGGCCAGCAGCGTGTGGCCGCTGCCCGGCTCCACCAGCGCCAGTGGCGTGGGCAGCGCGGCCAGCACCGCCTCCATCCAGCGGTACTGGTTGCGGTGGGTCTCCAGCTCCCGCCGCAGCAGCTCCTCGCGCCCCCGGGCGCGCTCCACCTCCGCGCGCCGGTGGGCCTCCGCCAGCTCGCGCTCGTGCTCTCGCTGCTGTGCTTCGCGCAGCGCCTCGGCCTGCCGCCGCACCAGCTCCGTCTTGCGGAACAGCTCCACGAAGACGCCCACCTTCGAGCGGAGGATTTCCGGCTCGTAGGGCTTGAGGAGGTAGTCCACCGCGCCCACCGCGTAGCCACGCAGCTCTGGCAGCTGCCCGCGCGACAGGGCGGTGAGGAAGAGGATGGGGGTGTCCCGGCTGCGCTCCCGCTCGCGGATGAGCTGCGCCGTCTCGAAGCCGTCCATCTCCGGCATGACGACGTCCAGGAGGATGGCGGCGAAGTCGCGGGTGAGCAGGTGGCGCAGCGCCTCGCGACCGCTCTTCGCCAGCACGAGCCGCTGCCCCAGTGGCGCCAGGGTGGCCTCCAGCGCCAGCAGCCCCTCGGGCTGGTCATCCACCAGCAGGATGAAGGCCGGCTCCACCGCCGCGAGTGGCAGACGCCCCGCGGCGCTCAAGGCAGCACCTTGGCGCGCGGCACATAGGCCAGGCGGGCCAGCCATGCCCCCACGGTTCCCAGCGACAGCCGCTCGACTTCGCCCTCCTGCCCCTCGCCGCCCTCCCCGTCCTCGCCCAGCACGGCCACGCGGCCGCCGCGCGACTGGAGCATGGCCAGCCCCGCCGCGCCGTCCTCGTGCCCGGTGAAGAGCAGCCCGGCGGCCCGGGGGCCATAGCTGTCCGCGGCGGACTCGAAGACGGCATCCAGGCAGGGCCGGTGCCCGTGCTCGGGCGGCTCCACGGACAGGGACACGCAGCCTTTGTCCACCAGCAGGTGGTAGCCCGCGGGCGCCAGGTACACGCGGCCGGGCACGAGGTCGTCCTTGTCGTCCGGCTCCACCACCGGCAGCGCGCAGCGGCGCCCCAGCGGCGCGGCCAGCGCGTCATGCGGCCCGCGGTGCAGCACCAGCACCACCGGCGCCGGCAGCTCCCGGGGCAGCAGCGCCAGCAGCGCCTCCACGTCCGCCGCCGCGGCGCGCGGCGCTCCCACCACCAGCAGGCCCATGGAGCTCATGCCACCCTCCGGAAGATGCGACCCGTGCCTTCCAGCTCCTCGTACGCCGCGACGTGCGGCGTGCGCGCCAGCGACTCCTTGCGCCCCAGGCACAGGAAGCCGAAGCGGGCGAGGCTCTCGAAGAGGCGCCCATGCACGCGGTTGTGCAGCGTGCGGTTGAAGGTCAGCAGCGTGTCCCGGCAGACGATGACGTGGAACTCGTTGAACGAGCCGTCCGTCGCCAGGTGGTGCTGGGTGAAGAAGATGCCGTCGCGCAGCTTCGGCTGGAGCAGCGCCCAGTTGCCGTCACGCGTGTAGTAGTCGCCGAGGGCGGCCTTGCCTCCGCCTTCCGCGTACCGGCGCGCGTCGTCCTCGCCGGGCAGCGGCAGCACGCCGGTGCGCGCGTCCGCCAGCAGCCCCTCGCTGGAGTCGGACGCGTACAGCCGGCACTTGCCCCACAGTCCCTCCTCCTGGAGGAGGATGGCCAGGGAGTAGGTGTCCTCGCCCGTGCCGCAGCCCGCGTGCCACACGCGCACGGACGGCCAGGTGCGCAGCACCGGCACCACCTTGGTGCGGAAGTCCCGGAAGAAGGCCGCGTCCGAGAAGAGCGACGGGGGCGTGCAGGACAGCGTGCGCAAAAGTCCCTCCAGCGCCTCGCCGTCATGCAGCACGCGGGCCTGGAGCTCGGAGAAGCTCTCCAGCCGCTCCTCGCGCAGGTGCCGCCGCAGCCGCCGGAGCAGCAGC is from Pyxidicoccus trucidator and encodes:
- a CDS encoding CheR family methyltransferase, encoding MSPGSPGAELESIEVDLLLEGVARQWGFDLRSQARPLLLRRLRRHLREERLESFSELQARVLHDGEALEGLLRTLSCTPPSLFSDAAFFRDFRTKVVPVLRTWPSVRVWHAGCGTGEDTYSLAILLQEEGLWGKCRLYASDSSEGLLADARTGVLPLPGEDDARRYAEGGGKAALGDYYTRDGNWALLQPKLRDGIFFTQHHLATDGSFNEFHVIVCRDTLLTFNRTLHNRVHGRLFESLARFGFLCLGRKESLARTPHVAAYEELEGTGRIFRRVA
- a CDS encoding chemotaxis protein CheB, which translates into the protein MSSMGLLVVGAPRAAAADVEALLALLPRELPAPVVLVLHRGPHDALAAPLGRRCALPVVEPDDKDDLVPGRVYLAPAGYHLLVDKGCVSLSVEPPEHGHRPCLDAVFESAADSYGPRAAGLLFTGHEDGAAGLAMLQSRGGRVAVLGEDGEGGEGQEGEVERLSLGTVGAWLARLAYVPRAKVLP
- a CDS encoding response regulator, giving the protein MSAAGRLPLAAVEPAFILLVDDQPEGLLALEATLAPLGQRLVLAKSGREALRHLLTRDFAAILLDVVMPEMDGFETAQLIRERERSRDTPILFLTALSRGQLPELRGYAVGAVDYLLKPYEPEILRSKVGVFVELFRKTELVRRQAEALREAQQREHERELAEAHRRAEVERARGREELLRRELETHRNQYRWMEAVLAALPTPLALVEPGSGHTLLANRAAQGLAGGCLAYREARRLHAEAVFRGADGQPLPEAAMPLMRAARGETLQGLSVEWELGGQPGAALAFSALLPQMHGRPETVLLALLDVSAQRTRGPSLEPARLVEGLRKLPAPDSSPEDTSRASSTTPTAEHPRAGND
- a CDS encoding DUF5985 family protein; protein product: MAEAVYLLCALTSAACAVLLLRAWKRTQSRLLLWSGLCFGFLTLNNVLLFVDLVLLPTSIDLYVPRLITGLAGAVTLLYGLISDAS